One stretch of Gemmatimonadota bacterium DNA includes these proteins:
- a CDS encoding DUF819 family protein has product LFFFATGSMANVGGAASAPVVAGVYHPALAPVGLLMAVGGYILGIYAALAAAWLLGAVAT; this is encoded by the coding sequence GCTGTTCTTCTTCGCGACCGGGAGCATGGCCAACGTCGGGGGGGCGGCGTCCGCGCCGGTGGTGGCCGGCGTCTATCACCCCGCGCTCGCGCCGGTCGGGCTGCTGATGGCTGTCGGGGGCTACATCCTGGGCATCTACGCCGCGTTGGCCGCGGCCTGGCTGCTGGGAGCCGTAGCGACCTAG